Proteins co-encoded in one Leucoraja erinacea ecotype New England unplaced genomic scaffold, Leri_hhj_1 Leri_1226S, whole genome shotgun sequence genomic window:
- the LOC129715528 gene encoding zinc finger protein 239-like, with amino-acid sequence MIMTGHNKEKRYECDVCGKACRRPSELEIHLRVHTGERPFNCSECGKSFTCDSTLLRHNRVHSSERPFACSDCGKSFKGANDLKIHWRVHTRERPYTCSDCGKGFSLSSSLLAHKCIHTSERSYTCTQCGKGFTHSSSLLKHQRTHTGERPYTCVQCDKGFTYSHHLLQHQRTHTGERPYTCVQCGKGFTSSSNLHEHERTHTGERPYTCAQCGKGFTSSTKLLDHQRTHTGERPYTCAQCGKSFSSSNSLLKHQRTHTDEHPYTCAQCGKGFTDSSNLLVHQRTHTGERPYTCPQCGKGFTHSSRLLSHQRVHAGDSPVPSPVCGERIAMASHTLSHQHVHTSGQHYDCPYCGEAFDSSRGLRQHRRAHAGEQLLPL; translated from the coding sequence ATGatcatgacggggcacaacaaggaaaagcgttatgagtgcgacgtgtgtggcaaggcgtGCCGGAGACCGAGCGAGCTGGAGATCCACTTGAGGGTTCACACTGGAGAACGCCCCTTCAACTGCTcggagtgcggcaagagcttcacctgCGATAGCACCTTGCTGCGGCACAACCGCGTGCACTCCAGCGAGAGGCCCTTtgcctgctccgactgcggcaagagcttcaagggGGCGAATGACTTGAAGATCCACTGGCGGGTGCACACCAGGGAGCGGCCCTACACGTGCAGCGACTGTGGCAAGGGCTTCTCCctctccagcagcctgctggcgCACAAGTGCATTCACACCAGCGAGCGTTCCTACACCtgtacccagtgcggcaagggcttcacccactccagcagcctgctaaagcaccagcgcacccacaccggcgagcgcccctacacctgcgtccAGTGCGACAAGGGCTTCACCTATTCTCACCACCTGctgcagcaccagcgcacccacaccggcgagcgcccctacacctgtgtccagtgcggcaagggcttcaccagctcCAGCAACCTGCATGAGCACGAGCGCactcacaccggcgagcgcccctacacctgtgcccagtgcggcaagggcttcaccagctcAACCAAGCTGCTGGATCACcaacgcacccacaccggcgagcgcccctacacctgtgcccagtgcggcaagagcttctcCAGCTCCAACAGCCTGCtcaagcaccagcgcacccacaccgacgagcatccctacacctgcgcccagtgcggcaagggcttcaccgaCTCtagcaacctgctggtgcaccagcgcacccacaccggcgagcggccctacacctgcccCCAGTGCGGCAAGGGGTTCACCCACTCCTccaggctgctgtcccaccagcgggtgcacgccggcgaCAGTCCTGtacccagcccggtgtgtggagagcgcattgccatggcctcccacaccttgtctcaccagcacgtgcacaccagtggccagcactacgactgcccgtactgtggtgaggcgtttgacagctcgcgggggttgcggcagcaccggcgggcccacgccggcgagcagctgctcccactgtga